CTGGCCCCAAGCCGACCTTCCCAATGGACACCACCTTGGCTGTAATCATCGCCATCTTTCTGACTTCACtaatcatcttcatcatcatcctGCCAGGCATTCGGGGCAAGATGGTGAGAAACAGAACCAGCCCTGGAAACCCCAGCCCTGGAGTCCCCAGCCCCAGAGAGACCTTAGGCTCTAGGTGAGGGGGCCAGACCTTCTGATTATGACCAGACTCAGTTAAGAGATTCTAGTCCTGAGAAAGTGTCACCCATGCCCTGATCCCCTCCTCCAGACTCAGCAGAGAGCTCCCCACTCATGGATCCAGCAGATAATTATTGCATATCTCTTATGGGCCAGGCACTTTGATCTCAGTTTTAGAGATCTCAGTTTCAGGGTACCCCCCCTGAGTCTGGAAAGAGAAAGGGTAGACTTGGAAGCCCAATCCTAAACCCACCCACCCTGTGACGCAGAGGCTGTTCTGGATGCTGCGGGTGGTGACCAGCTTATTCATCGGAGCTGTGATCCTTGGTGAGTGTGAGATGCAGCTGCCTCCATCCAGTTTGCTTCCCCCAGCAGCCGGTCTCTCCTCTCTCATTTCCCCATGGcagctgctgcctcagggtgggcGTCCAGACCCTACCCATACACCTTCCTCATCGAGGCCTTATTCCCTCACTGATACCTTTGCCCTGGGAGGTGCAGACCCAGAAAACCATGCTGGATGCATCTCTCCAACCTTCCTAACACTTTTATTCAGAGGAAAGCAGATCAAAAATGAATGTGTAGGGGGAAAGGGTCTCTGGAGGCTAGAGGGAGAGAATGGTGGAGGGCTGCTTGTTTTGCTGTGGGGATTAGGCaataggagaaagagaaagtctcTGTGTTGGAGCTATCTGTGCTTGCCCAGCATGGTTTATTATGCTAATGCTTTCTCCCCCCAGCTGCTTGAGTACCTCTCCCTaaatggggggaggaagggagggaaggggtaagAGGAGTATGACCAGGAAAAATCTTGGATTCTgacccatttatttatttatccatcccaTCTATATTGTTGGTAAACTGGCTATGAGCCAGGCCGTGGGCTAGTTAATGGATGTACGATTACGAGCAAAACAGACATAGTCCCCTTGTAGCTCTGACTCTAACCCAGCCAAGCCCAGACCTCCCTAAGTTCCTGTATGTTCAATTCCCCAACCCTAGCTGCAAATTTCAGTTCTGAGTGGTCTGTGGGCCAGGTCAGCACCAACATGTCATACAAGGCCTTCAGTTCGGAATGGATCAGCGCTGATGTGGGGCTGCAGATTGGGCTGGGAGGAATCAACATCACGCTCACAGGTGAGGGAGAAGAAGCTCTGCTCTGTGTCTTTGGGATCTACGTTTGGTGTGGTCTAAAGAGTTACAGGATGGGGTAATGGTAGGAAGGGGAAGTCTCTTTGAGACCAGCAGCCTGTACCTCTTCCCAGCATGGTAAGCCTCTACCCAGGCAGATATCCACCCTGGCCCTTGGGTCCCTGCTGAGCACAGCTGCCCCATTCCCCAGGGACCCCAGTGCAGCAGCTGAACGAGATCATCAATTACAACGAGGAGTTCACCTGGCACCTGGGGGAGAACTACGCTGAGGAGTATGCAGAGGCACTGGAGAAGGGGCTGCCAGACCCCGTGCTCTACCTGGCCGAGAAGTTCAGTCCAAACAGCCCATGTGGCCTGCATGGCCAGTACCGCCTGGCAGGACACTACACCTCGGCCACACTGTGGTGAGGGTGGGACAGAGGCTCTGCTGGCCTAGACCAAGGAATGGGGTTTCTAgccatccctcctcctctcaaATGGAGATCCCTGGTGTGATATAGTCTGGCACCAGTCACCAGGGTGGTTGGGGAGCCCACAGGCAGGAATCCCTAACTCACCTCTTTGGGGTGTCCTTGGGTCCCTGATCCCCCACCTGGGCCCCTCAAGTAAAGGTTCACCCCAAACAAGGTAGAGGTGCCTGTGATAGCCTTTACCAGGTCCTGGCTCTTCCTCTGGTGGCAGGGTGGCATTCCTCTGCTGGCTGCTGGCCAACGTGATGCTGTCCATGCCCGTGCTGGTCTATGGCAGCCACATGCTGCTGGCCACAGGCATCTTCCAGCTGTTGGGACTGTTCTTCTTCTCCATGGCCACGTCACTcaccccaccctgtcccctgcGCCTGGGCTCCGCTATGCTGCACACTCACCGTGGGCCTGCCTTCTGGATCACACTGACCACAGGTGAGGCCCAGCCCTGAAGACAGGTATcggagggtcagggtcagggccaGGGCCCATCATGTGGAGGGGCTTGAGGGTCTGCCTCTGGGGGCCAGGATACCTTTCCCTGCTTTAAAGCCCCCTCCCTCTTATATCCCTCATCTCTGGGTTTCCCCTTCTCcatcccacagcccctccctcctcataCAGGCCTACTCCCCTGAGTCATATCCCTCATCCCCTCCCTCTCAACCCAGCTCTTTCCCAGATCCTCCATCTCatgtccccttcctcttccctcaaaCACTCCTCTGTGTCCCCCATTCCTAGGAATTCTTCTCACCTGCCTCACCTAGCCTTAAATTGCCGTGCATTTTTATGCTCCTCTCCTGTCCCACTGTGTCTGTCCCTTCATGCCCTTTCTTATGCCTCTTCCTTGGTGTCCTGCCCTTCCCCCAAGGTTTCTCTGTTTTcagagttctctctctccctctctctctcctgtgatGTAACTGAAAGAACACTGGATTTAGAGTCCAAAAACTCAGAACAGAGCCACATTAACCACATGACCCTAAGTCAGTCACTTCTCTGAGCGCAAGGTGCCCTGAAGGAGGGACACCAGGCCTCCCTTAGAGTTGCTCTGAAGCTCTCAGGAGAAGATGTACTTGGGAGGGTGTTACTATCACTAAGGCAGGATGCTTGTTGCCTCATTTCCAGGACTGCTTTGTGTGCTGCTGGGCCTGGCCATGGTGGTGGCCCACAGGATACAGCCCCACAGGCTGAAGGTTTTATTCAGCCAGAGTGTCGGAGAGCATGCTGTGCTGGAGGGGAATCCTGAGGAAGTGGGATTCCTGAGCCCTCGCTATCGGTCCACAGCTGAGAGTCCAGAGCCCCAGGACATTCCTCTGTCAGAGGCTTCCTCTAAGGCACACTGTGAGGAGCACCCCAGAGAGCCCAACTGTGCCCTATAAGGTTCTTCTCCCTGGTGGCCACCTGGACTTCATCTGGCTCCAGACTTCACTGAAACGCCCCCACCCCAATCCACTAGAACTGCCGGCAGGATGGGCTGTATCAGGCTCCCAGCCCAATCTGTGGGTAGAATAGAAGAAGAGGCTCTACCtattaatgttaaaaacaaaacataacaaaaatccCTAAGGTATTGAACAGACACTGGAGCTGCCCATAAGCCCTCTTGCCATGATAAGACACAGCAGAGGCTGCCCCTGTTTCTGCACGGCAACCCTGCCCTCCTTTGATGCTTTGCCTCTTTGAGGTGCCATTTACTGAAACCCAGCTTTGCCCACATAATGACATATGTGTGTGGGGGGTTACAATGTGATGCTCCTACGGTCCCTCTCATCCCCCTGCATCTCTTGTGCTCCTTTTTCCTGGGTcccttttgttcttcctttactTCCCCAGCTTGTGTGATCTCTCAGTACATTGAAAGCACTGCAAGGGAGAAGAAACCAAACTTCTTGTCCCAGGTCTAATATTAACTGACTCTGCCACATCCTCTTGGAGCTACAGTTCTCAAATTTGCCAAATAAGATTGTAGGACTTGCCAACgacctgaaaaaaaatccaaggattTACATTTTTATGCCTTGCTGACATCGACCTTGGTCATCAGACACTACCCCTTTAGTGAATAAACTGAAGTTAGTGAATAAGCTCCAAAACTCCATTTCTTCTTAGCCCACTCAGGTGAGCCAGCAGAGGGGATCCCACTGGGCCATAGGGAGTGGGTGTCCCCTACCTACCATCTACCTGGAGCAGCTCAGAAAGATTGATTCCTCTCTGCGCTCACTAGAGGGCACCCTCTCCCAGAGCCTTTGGCGGGTTACTCTGGACTCTTTAGAAAAGGAGAAACCGGTGTCCatgacaaaacagagaaaaagtgtaCTAGGCTGTCTCCAGCCCAGGGAGGTCTCTCCAAAGTGCCTATCCCCCTACAGCCTTGAAAAGCTATGGAAAATAATGGGGGAAagctttcaaaaaacaaaaggtGAAAGAATTTATTTACAGCTCACCCTGGGAGACTCTTTCCCAGGTGCAAGCGACACATCTGAGGCCATTGGCCTCTCGCTCCGCGCCCCTAGTGCAGTGCTCCTCCCGGAGCTTTCCAGGCCCAGGCCTGGCGCGCACTGCTGCCGGCCTGCAGGGGATAGGGGATGGAGGCAGAGTAGGAATCCGACACTGAGTCCCTTTCACAGGTTAGTACTCATGGTTAAGTCCAAGGCCCCGAACTGCTTATGCAGTGGGTTGTTGAGGATGAGAGGCGAGCTTCTTTTCTCCTGACTATCGCAGTCCTTGACGCTTCCATCCAAGAAGGTGCGAAGAGCGCTGGGCCGAGCGTACTGGAGACTCACCACCGCCACTCCGAGGAGGAGGCACAGGATGCCTGAGGTGGCGCGGTCAAGGGGTAAAGAGGGGCGGTCAGGGCCCCAGACCCCGGCCTCCCCATCAGCATCTATTGGAGGCGTTTGTATGTCCTCCCCAGGCACACACACCACAGAAAGACCTCTAATACGGAATACATGGTACACGGGTTCGCCTGCTCACTGGGTCAAGATACCGAAACTTTCTGAAAACTCttcccctcatctgtaaaacggggaaaCAGTGCCTACCTCTAAGAACTATCGAGAAGGGCAAATTAGATAATATACGTGAATTTATCACGTAAGCTGGAAAGCGCACACCAGTATAAATCCCGTCCCCACCCCTAGCCACCCGGGTCCCGTCCCCTTGGACCTCACCGGTCGCCAGCGTGATCCAAAAGGCGGCACCGTAGTGAGTGGTGAGCTCGGAGGAGCCGAGGCGGAGCTGGCAGAGCGGCACGCTGGAGATGGAGGCGAAGGAGAAGACGGAGAAGAGTGCGAAGGCGCCGGTGGTCAGGAGAGCCAGACCTCCGTAGAGTGGGACCGGCATGGAGAGCAGCGCGTTGGAAAGGAGCCAGAAGCAGAACGCCACCCTGCGGGGAGGGGGCCAGCGGCGCTGAGCCGGATCCTCGCAGCCCGCCCCGGTTCCCACAGCCTCGCTTCCTCTACTTCCCTACCCCAGAACGAAAGCCCGGGGCTGGGAAGGCGGAGGCGCAGGGAACCCCCGAGGGGAGCAGCCGGCTCCCAGCGCTTGCTGGGTCTCTCCGGATTCCCGCCGTCTGTGCGGACCTCGCGACCATCTCCCCGCGAGGCGGTTATTCCACCTCAAACACATCCGGTTGTAACTGCAGCTCACATGCTCCGGTTCTCGCGCCCCCACCCCCgtcgcacacgcacgcacacacgcacgtaCGCACATGCACGCAAGCAAAGTGCCTTCTCTCTGCGCTCACCACAGCGTCGCCGAGGCGTAGTGTCCCGCGAGACGGTACTGGCGGTAAACCCCGCAGGGGCTGCTCGGCGTGAACTTCTCCGCCAAGTAGAGGACGGGATCGGgcagccccttctccagggccTCCGCGTACGCCTCAGCATAATTTTCGCCCACACGCCAGATGAACTGCTCGTTGTAGTCGATGGTCTCGTTCAGCTGCTGCACTGGGTTTCCTGCGGAGGGTGGCGGAGTCACCGGGCTGCGTACAGCCGGGACGGGCAACTGACAGGATTAGAATGGAAAAGTGAGGATCTGAGAGAAATGGGTTTGGCAGCGGTTGGGAAAAACACAAATCTACGAGGACCAAAAGCTATTTGAACTTGTGGGATCTGGGAGGTCCACCAGCTGCCCCTGCCACACTCCCCTCAACTGTGCTGTCTGCAAACCCCAGAAGTTCACTTCGCCGGAGCCCCCTCACCTGTGAGTGTAATATTAATACCCTCTAGGCCCACGTGCAGACCGACGTGGGCTCGGACGCGTGCCACACTGAAGGCTTTGTAGGATGTATTGGTGCTAACTCTTCCCACTGACCATTCTGCGCTGAAGTGCACGGCTGTGgagagaggcacacagagggggaggggaaggattaGGAAGAAGATTGGAGAGATGGAACTGGGAGAGTGGTGATGGAAGGTGGAACACTGTGCAGAGAGGTGGAGGGGCAGTCTGGGAGTCCAATGTGGTATACATGGTAAGGGTGGAAGAGTGGGCACTAGAAAGAGCCCACTGGGAGGAGAATGGGAAGAGGGAGCAGGAATCCAACCCCAGTTCTCCACTTTCCCAGGTGTCCTCTAGCCACCTCCTTCCTCATGCCAGGTCCTTTTCCCATCTGCTGCATCGCGTACTCACCCACAATTTCTGCACCTATGAACAGGCTGAGAAGCACTCTCACCAACCAGAACCAGCGCTGCAAGAACAGGCACCAGGTCAGGCCTGGGTATCGCCCAACCAGAGTCCCCAAGACCTCCCTTGCCCCCACACTACCAGGACCTTTAGTGCCCCAGCAACTTCCCCCTCTTGCCCCCGCTCCCTTTTCCCAGTTACTTTCCTGACCTTTAAAGGCTGAAGGCAAGTCATGCAAGTCTCTCTGAGACACTGGCATTTCTGATTCTTGTacttctgcctccccagcctcatTTCCCAGTCCATCCTGCCACTGTGCTGTCTCTGCCTGGTGTTCTCTCACCACCGacacctcctccccccaccaactcTCTGGCTCCTAGTCCTGGTCCTGTCTCTTGTTCAGGTCACTACTATGGTGAGGCTCAGTGAGTCCAGAAGTGCTAGGCAGGCAGGGATCACCTCCCCCCAGGAGAGAGGTCCTCAGGGTTTGGTCACCAAGTCGAGAAGGTGGGAACACAGCCTCTCAGATATTCCTAGGTTTGCCAATTTCCCAGAAAAACAACACAAGACTTGGCAATGTTAGTTCCTCTTAGGCTTGAAAAACCAACAACTTAGGTTCTAGGAGAGGGGAAGTCTAATGAAAAGTACCCTGTTTGCTACAACTTTGAATCCTGTGCAGAAATCTCTGAGATCTTGGGATGGGGGCACCCATACACATATAGCTTAACCTGGTGCACAGGTGAAACGCAGCAGTGTGAGTTGCTGGTTTCCTGTCCTCTTGGCCCCAAGGTCATCATCGGGAAGTTGGGATGGGGTGCACTCCTCAGGGGTGCACtctgaggagaggcaggagaccCCTGAAGCATGTGAAGACTAGAATTGGCCCCAGGATTACTGGACTGGACACCCACTCTCTGCAGCAGCCTCCTGAATAATCTAGCTGGGGTCAGTACCTAGGATGTCTTGTACAGGATCTCTCTCTATCCTTGGGAAGCGGGTGCTTACTGGACCAGACTTCTGGATGTGCTCCACCTATGCTCCTCTGGTTCAGAGCTTCGTTTGACTATTCATAAAGGATCACGCTACAGTCTTATATGTCCTGGGTCCTCCAGAGACAAGCTGCCCATGACGCCCTCAACCCCAGACCCGAACTTCTAGCACCCCTTACCGAGTGGCCACGAATCCCAGGCAAGATGAGTAGGAAGCTGGCAGCCAAGGCCAAGAACACCAGAATGACGATGAGTAGCGGGACGTTGAAGCCAGCAACATGCCGGGGCTGAGGGTAGAAAGGCAGCACACCGTTCCACAGAGTCATGCTGCAACCCGGATGTGCTGGGTGGGTCTGCTCCAGCGGGGAGAGTGCGTCCCTGGCTTCCGAGCTAGGACCCCACTTCTCTTTACCCCGTCCTCTGAGTGCAAGGACTGGACTCAATGAGCAAGTCAAGTCTGAGCCCCTTAGCCTGCCCCTCAGGCAGCACAGCCACTGGCAGCCCTCAGGCGCTCTGAGTTGGCTGGGATGGAGTCGGGTGGGTGGGAAGGCGAAATTATTTCTCGCCAGCTGTGGCCAGTTACTTTCGCAGCTCTGCAGATCCCTCTGCGTTTGAAAGTCGCAAGGGACCTGGCCCCCTTTTATAGCAGCGTGGGCAGCCTGCAGAGCGGATGTAGGGGTTTGGCTGCCGGGTTGGAGCAGGAAGGATCATGCAAATGAGGGGCGGAGGTCTCTATGCAAATAAGAAGAGCCCCGCCTTCACAGCAAGAGGTGAGGCCGGGTCCAGATGCTCACAGCCAGCTTTGGCTTGGCCTGAGTGGACATCTGCACAGCTGGACTCAGAGGAGCCAGAGAAAGGGGTAAGAGTGCAGCTGGGGAGGCTGAGAACCTGCCGAGCtaaaggagaggcagggagcagagcagagaagcaaAGGTCCCAAGAGGAAATACTTCTGACCCGGATGGGGCACTAAACCAGAGGCTGGACTGGAGCTTGGGGTCTGATCTTCTCATCCCCGGTATTCATGCACAGGCATTCACTGTAGGGTATGAGGGACTGCAGGTCCTGGGCTCCCAGCTCACTAGttactttccttttcctgtctcctctAGGAGAGGCAGTTTCTGAAGGGTTGGGGTTCGAGGCTTTGTGCAGGATCTGGGATGTTAAAGTCCTGACCGGGACTGACAAGTCCCAGAGGATTTTTGCCTCCTGGGTTCCTCTGTGTGGTCGGGGTTTAGTTCTTCGCAGGGTTGGAGAGTGACGACCAGCGTTAGTGCCTGCAGGGCTGCTAAGTGCCCTAAAGAGTGGACTTGGTGATGCTTCTAAAAGCTCCAGAAGTGCCAACTGTAGGCATGGGGGGACGCCAACTCCCTGTCCCTCACCTACCACCTCTAatccacctccccccaccccccgccccagggtCATCATGCTCCGCTCAAGGCCAGAGGCACCGGTGCTTCTGGGAGCTCTGCTGACTGCACTCCTGGATCCAGCGGGTAAGTCCCGGGCTCCCCTTGCTTCGGGATGTCACCCAGCTCCCCCTGGGagttggggaagggagaggtgcAGGCAAGCGGCTCCCTGAGCTTGGAAGATCCAGTCGGATTGCTGCGCTGCTCAGCCAGATGGGAAACTTCCCAGAGCAGCCTAGATGCCGCGCGGGTATCGCCACTTTGGATCGGGTTGGGGACGCTCAGCGGGCTGGACAAGCACGGGCCGAAGCACTCGGGTCCCCGACTGGTCCCAGGTAGACTTGCGTTGAGGGGACCACTCTGACCCACAGGCGGCCAGGACGCACTCTCACTGACCTGGGAAGTTCAGCGCTATGACGGCTGGTTCAACAACCTGAGGCACCACGAGCGTGGCGCTGCGGGTGCGTCCTGTGGTCTGGGGTGCGCGGGCCGGGGTAGGGCATGGCTAGTGGAGGGCAGGGGCGCGGGAGACCAGGAATAAGCGGGAGAGCGCGCCACCAGCCGCCCGGCTGCCTGCGCAGCGAAATTCTATGCACTCCTGGGGCCAGGAGAACCTGGGGAGGAGTCTCGTCAGTGGGAGTGGGGAGTTTGAAGGGGGCGTAGGGCGAGGTTTGTGGGCTTGCTGAGGACGGCGGACTCTAACAGAGCCTGGCTCCCTACTTCGCGCAGGCTCCCGACTGCAGCGCCTTGTACCAGCGAATTACGCAGACGGCGTGTATCAGGCTCTGGAGGAGCCGCTGCTGCCCAACCCGCGCCGACTCAGCGACGCCGCCATGCGAGGCACAGCCGGGCAGCCATCCCGCCGCAATCGCACAGTGCTGGGGGTCTTCTTTGGTGAGGGCAAAGTGGGAGAACACTGGTGCTGACCTGGCGTTTAGCTCAGCGCCTGGAGAGAGGGGGCCCCTGAGGTCTCTCTGCAAGACCACATGAGACCGATCCAAGACTCCAAGCCAATTCCTGCCTCCACCAAGCAGCACTTCAAGCCTTTCTTCATCTTGGAGGAATTTGAGGGTGTTGATTCAGGGATATTTGCTCTCCTAATCTTTCTCCTACCCTTTACTCCAAACCCAGGAGTTCCACAAACTCCCATTATAGCTCTGAGGGGCCTGAGTCCCCAGTCACTGATTCCTCCAGATACGATTATAACCTCTTCgcgaagaggaagggagaggcaggatCTGTTAGGAGATGGGGACTGAATTGGGGGAGCTTTTACATTAATTGCATAATTCTGATTCTCCCAACGACGTTATGAGGTGGGTAAGGAGGGTATTATAACACCGCTTTGCAGATTAGGAAAGAGCTTTAGAGCTGGTGGCAGAGCTTGCACTGGAACATCTGCCTTTAGGCTCTTAAGGAATTGGCGTCAGTCCCGGCCGTGGGGTGTAGCGATTCTCACCAGTTTGCACCCCACGCCCTCAGGCTACCACGTGCTCTCGGACCTGGTGAGCGTGGAAAAGCCTGGCTGCCCAGCCGAGTTCCTCAACATCCACATCCCGCCCGGAGATCCCGTGTTCGACCCAGACCAGCGCGGGGACGTCGTGCTGCCCTTCCAGAGGAGCCGCTGGGACCCCGAGACCGGACAGAGCCCCAGCAACCCCCGGGACCTGGTGAGCGGGGCGGGCtgcggggcggggggctgggcCCGAGGCAGCTGGGGACAggctcccacccccgcccccgcccgcggaCACCCGGCCGGCCCTCGCCCTCCCTGAGCCGCCTCGGCGTCACGACCCCCGGCTCAGCCTCCCGCTGTCCCCGCAGACCAACGAGGTGACGGGCTGGCTGGACGGCAGCGCCATCTATGGCTCCTCGCACTCCTGGAGCGACGAGCTGCGGAGCTTCTCCGGGGGGCGGCTGGCGTCGGGGCCCGACCCCGCCTTCCCTCGGGACGCGCAGGACCCGCGGCTCATGTGGACGCCGCCCGACCCCGCCACGGGACAGCGCGGGCCCCGGGGGCTGTACGGTGAGGCCgcgggggccgggggtggggggccgcGGGGCCGCGGGCCGGGGGTGGGCGAGGTTGCGCCCCCCCGGGTCACACGTGCGCTCATCTCCTCCTCTGCGTCCCCGCGGCGCGTGCAGCCTTCGGGGCGGAGCGAGGGAACCGCGAGCCCTTCCTGCAGGCGCTGGGCCTGCTGTGGTTCCGCTACCACAACGTGTGGGCGCAGGAGCTGGCCCGCCAGCACCCGCTGTGGGGGGACGAGGAGCTGTTCCAGCACGCGCGCAAGAGGGTCATCGCCACCTACCAGGTCAGTTGCTCGTCCCTCCCCCACCCGCACCCCACCACCACGTCCCTGTCCCCGACTCCGCTCCCCCGGCAGACTCCGCTCCCCCGGCAGAGCCCTCCATCCCTGGACAACCCCCACTCAGAAAGAGCCCTCCCCAGACAGCTACCGTCTAAGAAAGCCCCtgaaaatgaggaggaggaaaagcgCTACTTATGCAGGAGATTTTTCTAGTGATGATTATTTAGCTGCCTGCTCTCTCCATCCCCTGGTTCCTTGTTGGGGACAGGAACCTTCGCACCTCTCCTGTTTGAGTTGCCTCTCCCCGGACTGCCCCTGCCACCTGTCCTGTCCTCCCACCTAAGCCTTTCTTGGTCTCAGGTCCCTCCAGGCCAGCAGCTCCAGCGCTGGCCTCCCCTTTCCCCTGTCTTGACTTTCAGAACATCGCCATGTATGAGTGGCTGCCCAGCTTCCTGCAGCAAACACCCCCAGCATACACAggtgaggggatggggaggcagaaTGGAGAGCTTGCAGGAGCTTTTCTGGAGGTGTTGTGGGGGCCTGGCTTAAGGGCTAAATTTTAGTAATCctgtcttctcctctcctcccaggatACCGCCGTTTCCTGGACCCCAGCATCTCCCCAGAGTTCCTGGCAGCCTCTGAGCAGTTCTTTTCCACCATGGTGCCCCCTGGTGTCTACATGAGGTGAGGGAGGGTCTGGCTGCAGCCCACAGGCAGAGGTGAAGAATCAGCAGCCTTGGGAGCCTGGGGCCTTTTATACACTCCCACAGTTTCATGGGGGGAGAGAAGCAGAATTTGGTGCCCTGAAACAGAACCCTGGGGTAGGAGGTTCGGTCTTAAAAGGGAAATCCCTCCAGTTCCTCTTAATGTCTGAACTTCAGTTGATTAGAGCAGGATTTGTCCAGCAGCTGGgtcactctcctccctcctctccttcctcccctgtgtGGACAAGAGCAACCTCTACCTTCAGTCCTCACACATTGGCAAATCCCTGCCATGTTCAGGGACATTCAGGGGCCACTCCTCTGTATTGGCCAAATCTCCTCTAAGTCCCTCACTCAACTCAACCCCATCTCAGCTTCTTCCTTGAATTCTCTTACTGCATCCTTGATTCCCCTCTTCAGAAACGCCAGCTGTCATTTCCAGATGGTCAAGAACGAGGGTTTTGGCAGCTCCCAAGCTCTCAGAGTCTGCAA
This is a stretch of genomic DNA from Camelus ferus isolate YT-003-E chromosome 6, BCGSAC_Cfer_1.0, whole genome shotgun sequence. It encodes these proteins:
- the DUOXA2 gene encoding dual oxidase maturation factor 2; its protein translation is MTLWNGVLPFYPQPRHVAGFNVPLLIVILVFLALAASFLLILPGIRGHSRWFWLVRVLLSLFIGAEIVAVHFSAEWSVGRVSTNTSYKAFSVARVRAHVGLHVGLEGINITLTGNPVQQLNETIDYNEQFIWRVGENYAEAYAEALEKGLPDPVLYLAEKFTPSSPCGVYRQYRLAGHYASATLWVAFCFWLLSNALLSMPVPLYGGLALLTTGAFALFSVFSFASISSVPLCQLRLGSSELTTHYGAAFWITLATGILCLLLGVAVVSLQYARPSALRTFLDGSVKDCDSQEKRSSPLILNNPLHKQFGALDLTMSTNL
- the DUOXA1 gene encoding dual oxidase maturation factor 1 isoform X1; the protein is MATFGHTFPFYAGPKPTFPMDTTLAVIIAIFLTSLIIFIIILPGIRGKMRLFWMLRVVTSLFIGAVILAANFSSEWSVGQVSTNMSYKAFSSEWISADVGLQIGLGGINITLTGTPVQQLNEIINYNEEFTWHLGENYAEEYAEALEKGLPDPVLYLAEKFSPNSPCGLHGQYRLAGHYTSATLWVAFLCWLLANVMLSMPVLVYGSHMLLATGIFQLLGLFFFSMATSLTPPCPLRLGSAMLHTHRGPAFWITLTTGLLCVLLGLAMVVAHRIQPHRLKVLFSQSVGEHAVLEGNPEEVGFLSPRYRSTAESPEPQDIPLSEASSKAHCEEHPREPNCAL
- the DUOXA1 gene encoding dual oxidase maturation factor 1 isoform X2, which gives rise to MLRVVTSLFIGAVILAANFSSEWSVGQVSTNMSYKAFSSEWISADVGLQIGLGGINITLTGTPVQQLNEIINYNEEFTWHLGENYAEEYAEALEKGLPDPVLYLAEKFSPNSPCGLHGQYRLAGHYTSATLWVAFLCWLLANVMLSMPVLVYGSHMLLATGIFQLLGLFFFSMATSLTPPCPLRLGSAMLHTHRGPAFWITLTTGLLCVLLGLAMVVAHRIQPHRLKVLFSQSVGEHAVLEGNPEEVGFLSPRYRSTAESPEPQDIPLSEASSKAHCEEHPREPNCAL